The following proteins are encoded in a genomic region of Paenibacillus sp. FSL H3-0469:
- a CDS encoding TIM-barrel domain-containing protein: MKLITVQSGEAGVRLATSEGMMHIGWCTPGIARIRYTLNAELSGKESLMAVSRPEAGKVEYNMADLPGHLVISTAQLTIEVDKETCAFSYRTADGTLLTREPARGGKTLERTEVYHTVFDASADTVETGQGADGLRARAEGVNRRLDREAFHTKLEFEWQEGEALYGLGSHEEGMMNLRGRQQYLYQQNMKAVVPVLVSTRGYGILVDSGSYMTFHDDAFGSYLWSDADEEMDYYFIYGPEFDQITAGIRYLTGEAPMLPKWSFGYVQSKERYVSQAELLAIVQEYRERSLPLDCIVLDWQSWTGNLWGQKTFDPERFPDPVQMMNSLHAMNAKLMVSIWPIMGAGGDNHEEMKARGFLLGNQATYDAFSEEARALYWKQANEGLFTHGIDAWWCDCTEPFEADWKGAVKPEPEQRLLINTAESKRYLDPGLINAYSMQHSKGIYEGQRAATSAKRVINLTRSAFAGQHRYGTITWSGDTAANWETLRKQIADGLNFCLTGSPYWTLDIGAFFVKNHKEQWFWNGDYDEGVADLGYRELYVRWFQLGAFLPMFRSHGTDTPREIWQFGGEGEPMYDTLVKYLKLRYRLMPYIYSLAGAVAHRSYTMFRALAFDYREDVQVHSIGDQFMFGPAFMVAPVTEAMYYGPGSRELEGVLKQRSVYLPEGEWYDYWSDERLEGGVTIVAKADLETLPLYVRAGSIIPLGPDVQYSDEQPEAVTRLKVYGGKDAAFTLYEDEGDNYNYETGSYAMIELSWCEADRSLTIGKRAGDYAGMQAVRQFAVELAGHAGSCVVTYEGEAVTVREEDLQS; the protein is encoded by the coding sequence GGAAAGTAGAATACAATATGGCAGACCTGCCCGGCCATCTGGTGATCTCAACGGCGCAGCTAACGATTGAAGTGGATAAAGAGACCTGTGCGTTCAGCTACAGAACTGCGGATGGCACACTGCTGACACGGGAGCCGGCCAGAGGCGGCAAAACCCTGGAGCGCACAGAGGTCTATCATACAGTCTTCGATGCTTCAGCAGATACGGTAGAGACGGGACAGGGTGCTGACGGGCTGCGTGCCAGAGCGGAAGGAGTGAACCGGAGGCTCGACAGAGAGGCTTTTCATACGAAGCTTGAATTTGAATGGCAGGAAGGGGAGGCCCTGTACGGACTTGGCTCCCATGAAGAGGGGATGATGAACCTCCGGGGACGGCAGCAATACTTGTACCAGCAGAATATGAAGGCGGTTGTACCGGTACTGGTGTCTACACGCGGCTACGGGATTCTGGTAGATTCGGGGTCGTATATGACTTTTCATGACGATGCCTTTGGCTCGTACCTCTGGAGCGATGCGGATGAAGAGATGGATTACTATTTCATTTATGGTCCGGAATTCGATCAGATTACGGCGGGCATCCGCTATCTGACCGGAGAAGCGCCGATGCTGCCGAAGTGGTCCTTCGGGTATGTGCAGTCCAAGGAAAGATACGTCTCCCAGGCGGAACTGCTTGCCATCGTGCAAGAGTACCGTGAACGTTCGCTTCCCCTCGACTGTATCGTACTCGACTGGCAGTCCTGGACGGGCAATCTGTGGGGGCAAAAGACTTTCGATCCTGAGCGCTTCCCCGATCCGGTGCAGATGATGAACAGCCTGCACGCTATGAATGCCAAGCTGATGGTATCGATCTGGCCGATTATGGGTGCGGGTGGGGATAATCATGAAGAGATGAAGGCGCGCGGCTTCCTGCTCGGCAATCAGGCGACATATGACGCCTTCTCGGAGGAGGCTCGTGCGCTGTATTGGAAGCAGGCCAACGAAGGGCTGTTCACCCACGGCATTGATGCCTGGTGGTGCGATTGCACCGAGCCGTTCGAAGCGGACTGGAAAGGCGCGGTGAAGCCGGAGCCGGAGCAGCGGCTGCTGATTAATACGGCAGAATCGAAGCGGTATCTCGATCCGGGCTTGATCAATGCCTACTCCATGCAGCATTCCAAAGGGATCTATGAAGGCCAGCGTGCAGCGACCTCAGCGAAGCGGGTAATCAATCTGACACGCTCCGCGTTCGCAGGGCAGCACCGCTATGGCACGATTACATGGTCTGGTGATACAGCCGCCAACTGGGAGACGCTGAGGAAGCAGATTGCAGACGGCCTTAACTTTTGCCTGACCGGTTCGCCATACTGGACGCTGGATATCGGAGCGTTCTTCGTGAAGAATCACAAGGAGCAATGGTTCTGGAACGGGGATTATGACGAGGGTGTTGCGGATTTGGGCTACCGGGAGCTATATGTCCGCTGGTTCCAGCTTGGCGCGTTCCTGCCGATGTTCCGTTCTCACGGAACCGATACTCCAAGGGAAATCTGGCAGTTCGGCGGGGAGGGTGAGCCGATGTATGATACGCTGGTGAAATACCTGAAGCTCCGTTACCGGCTGATGCCATACATCTACTCCCTGGCCGGAGCTGTGGCACACCGCAGCTATACTATGTTCCGCGCACTGGCCTTTGACTACCGGGAAGATGTGCAGGTCCATTCGATCGGCGACCAGTTCATGTTCGGTCCGGCTTTCATGGTGGCTCCCGTGACAGAGGCTATGTATTACGGTCCCGGCTCCCGCGAGCTTGAAGGGGTTCTTAAGCAGCGCAGTGTATATCTTCCTGAAGGCGAATGGTACGATTATTGGAGCGATGAACGGCTGGAGGGCGGTGTGACGATTGTAGCAAAAGCGGATCTGGAGACGCTTCCCTTGTATGTCCGCGCCGGGTCCATTATTCCGCTCGGCCCCGATGTTCAGTATTCGGATGAACAGCCGGAGGCTGTGACCCGGCTCAAGGTATACGGCGGCAAGGATGCAGCCTTCACCCTGTATGAAGATGAAGGCGACAATTATAATTATGAGACCGGCTCCTATGCCATGATTGAGCTGAGCTGGTGTGAAGCGGACCGCAGCCTGACTATCGGGAAGCGGGCAGGAGACTATGCCGGAATGCAGGCGGTAAGGCAATTTGCCGTAGAACTGGCGGGGCATGCGGGAAGCTGTGTTGTCACTTATGAAGGGGAAGCTGTAACCGTCCGCGAGGAGGATCTTCAGAGCTAA
- a CDS encoding AraC family transcriptional regulator, translated as MEPIRRHFDHQLPITLLLDYKETKSPQRELPDHQHDWYEFIYVYGGKGSFFIDQTFYEMQPGDIIVVPGNTVHRGFPDNEEPVTSSALFFSPALIHNHTYNESYPYLKLFDAAKTNKQYKYTLSPEHAGILQNDIEAIHREREQNQPDGGQALTLLLHLTLLHLNRYCLPQAAEPVASNPLLPEWFREALSYINDHLDQPLELSSLAARASISPAHFSRVFKQRLGMNVTDYIATKRIFAAKDSLLQSSGTIEQIAMACGFESLPHFYRTFKRITSMTPAAYRKSNRA; from the coding sequence ATGGAACCGATCCGCAGGCATTTTGACCATCAATTGCCAATTACGCTGCTGCTGGACTATAAGGAAACAAAAAGCCCGCAGCGTGAGCTGCCCGACCACCAGCATGACTGGTACGAATTCATCTACGTATACGGCGGCAAAGGAAGCTTTTTCATCGATCAGACCTTTTATGAGATGCAGCCGGGTGACATCATTGTTGTTCCCGGGAACACGGTACACCGGGGATTTCCCGACAATGAGGAGCCGGTGACCTCCTCCGCTCTTTTTTTCAGCCCGGCTCTGATCCATAATCATACCTACAATGAGTCTTATCCCTATCTAAAGCTGTTCGACGCTGCCAAGACCAACAAGCAGTACAAGTATACCCTGTCTCCTGAGCATGCTGGGATTCTGCAAAATGATATCGAAGCGATCCACCGGGAACGCGAGCAGAATCAGCCGGACGGCGGGCAGGCGCTTACACTGCTGCTTCATCTTACACTGCTGCATCTGAACCGCTACTGTCTGCCGCAAGCGGCCGAGCCGGTTGCTTCAAATCCCTTGCTGCCGGAATGGTTCCGTGAGGCGCTCAGTTATATCAACGATCATCTGGATCAGCCGCTGGAGCTAAGCTCCCTGGCTGCACGGGCCTCGATCTCACCGGCCCATTTCAGCCGGGTCTTCAAGCAGCGTCTGGGCATGAATGTGACGGATTATATTGCGACTAAGCGGATTTTTGCCGCCAAGGACAGCCTCCTGCAATCAAGCGGCACCATTGAGCAGATCGCCATGGCCTGCGGCTTCGAGAGCCTGCCCCACTTCTACCGTACATTTAAAAGAATCACCAGCATGACACCCGCCGCCTACCGCAAGAGTAACAGAGCCTAG
- a CDS encoding amidohydrolase family protein, with protein MYIDAHQHYWKIDRDDYGWITPEIPVLFRDYLPADLEPELTKHGISRTIVVQAAPTVEETEYILGLSGQSESVAGVIGWLDLASPSFQAEFERLSRHPKFTGLRVMIQEMADPGVLLTRPYIEALSYLAERDVPVDLLVLADQLPQLIAMLEQVPGLRGVIDHLAKPKIASGQLEPWRSLMEEVAKHPGIYCKLSGMVTEADPQGWTQEDFSAYVHAVLELFGPERVMFGSDWPVCLMAATYEEVVGILRTALQDRLSAEEMEPVFGANAARFYKLDL; from the coding sequence ATGTATATTGATGCTCACCAGCATTATTGGAAGATAGACAGGGATGATTATGGATGGATTACGCCGGAGATTCCGGTGCTGTTCCGGGATTATCTGCCTGCTGATCTGGAGCCGGAGCTAACGAAGCATGGGATCAGCCGCACCATTGTGGTACAGGCTGCGCCGACCGTGGAGGAGACGGAATACATTCTGGGACTCAGCGGGCAGTCGGAGTCTGTCGCGGGTGTGATTGGCTGGCTGGATCTTGCAAGCCCTTCCTTTCAGGCAGAATTCGAGCGGCTCAGCAGACATCCGAAGTTCACCGGGCTGCGGGTGATGATTCAGGAGATGGCAGACCCCGGTGTGCTTTTGACCCGGCCATATATAGAAGCGCTCTCATATCTGGCGGAACGGGATGTGCCGGTGGATCTGCTGGTGCTGGCGGATCAGCTTCCGCAGCTTATTGCGATGCTGGAACAGGTTCCGGGACTGCGGGGAGTTATCGACCATCTGGCTAAGCCTAAGATTGCTTCGGGCCAATTAGAGCCTTGGAGAAGCTTAATGGAGGAGGTAGCTAAGCATCCGGGAATTTACTGCAAGCTGTCTGGAATGGTGACGGAGGCTGATCCGCAGGGCTGGACGCAGGAGGATTTCTCGGCTTACGTCCATGCTGTGCTGGAGCTGTTCGGACCGGAGCGGGTGATGTTCGGCAGCGACTGGCCGGTGTGTCTGATGGCGGCAACCTATGAGGAGGTTGTGGGGATTTTGCGCACAGCACTGCAAGACCGCTTGTCTGCGGAAGAGATGGAGCCGGTGTTTGGAGCGAATGCTGCTAGATTTTATAAGTTAGATCTATAA
- a CDS encoding aldo/keto reductase: protein MKYRKLGNTGLDVSALSFGASSLGSVFREVPKDEAILTVHTAIDLGINLIDVSPYYGLMKAETVLGEALQTVPRDKYILSTKAGRYGSDEFDFSRERIFRSAEESMGRLGTDYLDILLLHDVEFGSLTQVMEEGIPALEELKQAGKIRYFGVSGLPLSVFEKVLPQTKLDVILSYCHYSLNDTTLLQLLPLLEESGTGLMNASPISMGLLSNRKVPDWHPASAEIQAACQRAAEYCRDKGKDIAKLAVQFSTANEQIPTTLVSTATPANIRNNIKWTEEPIDQQLLAEVRDILKPIDGATWPSGRAEWNEASGRNGERL, encoded by the coding sequence ATGAAATACAGAAAGCTGGGCAATACGGGACTGGATGTCTCAGCATTAAGCTTCGGGGCCTCTTCACTGGGCAGCGTGTTCCGGGAGGTCCCGAAGGATGAGGCCATCCTTACGGTTCATACGGCGATTGATCTGGGGATTAACCTCATTGACGTCTCCCCATATTACGGTCTGATGAAAGCGGAAACGGTGCTGGGCGAGGCGCTGCAGACGGTACCGCGTGACAAGTATATTCTGAGCACTAAGGCCGGGCGTTACGGGTCAGATGAATTTGACTTCTCCAGAGAGCGGATCTTCCGCAGCGCGGAAGAGAGCATGGGCAGACTGGGCACGGATTACCTGGATATTCTGCTGCTGCATGATGTTGAATTCGGCTCGCTTACGCAGGTGATGGAGGAGGGAATTCCGGCGCTGGAAGAGCTGAAGCAAGCAGGCAAAATCCGTTACTTCGGTGTCAGCGGCCTGCCGCTGAGTGTGTTCGAGAAGGTGCTGCCGCAGACCAAGCTGGATGTCATTCTGTCCTATTGCCATTATTCGCTCAACGATACTACGCTGCTCCAGCTCCTTCCGCTGCTGGAGGAGAGCGGCACAGGGCTGATGAATGCGTCGCCTATCTCGATGGGTCTGCTCAGCAACCGCAAGGTGCCGGACTGGCATCCGGCAAGTGCGGAGATTCAAGCCGCGTGTCAGCGCGCCGCTGAGTATTGCAGAGACAAGGGCAAAGACATCGCCAAACTGGCGGTCCAGTTCTCCACGGCGAACGAGCAGATTCCAACCACCTTGGTCAGCACGGCGACACCGGCTAATATCCGCAACAATATTAAGTGGACCGAGGAGCCCATAGATCAACAATTACTGGCAGAAGTGCGCGATATTCTGAAGCCGATCGACGGTGCAACCTGGCCGAGCGGCCGGGCAGAATGGAACGAAGCATCTGGCCGGAACGGGGAGCGCTTATAA
- a CDS encoding zinc-binding alcohol dehydrogenase family protein: MKGIICEEVGKFVFREDLPEPELVDGEAVVSIRRIGICGTDLHAYRGNQPYFTYPRVLGHELSGIIERIGDNPQGLKAGDQVSVIPYLHCGECRACLSGKTNCCQKMRVFGVHLDGGMRERVSLPVGNLLKTDGLTLDQAAMLEPLAIGAHAVRRSGVGAGDQVLVIGAGPIGLGVMAMARYAGAKVIAMDVNDERLAFCKGWAQAEHTVSALKEPKEQLSALTEGNFLPHVIDSTGNISSMEGAFGLVGHGGTLTYVGLVKGNITFSDPDFHAREMTVQGSRNATREDFEQVISAIRDGYIDVDRYISHRCSFGEMTLQFESWLNPESKVIKALVELN; encoded by the coding sequence ATGAAGGGAATTATTTGTGAGGAAGTCGGTAAGTTCGTATTCCGCGAGGATCTGCCGGAGCCGGAGCTGGTGGACGGGGAAGCAGTTGTAAGCATCCGCCGTATCGGCATCTGCGGGACAGATCTGCACGCTTACCGGGGGAACCAGCCTTATTTCACTTATCCGCGTGTGCTGGGGCATGAGCTGTCCGGGATTATTGAGCGCATTGGCGACAACCCGCAAGGGCTAAAGGCCGGTGACCAGGTCAGTGTCATTCCGTATCTGCATTGCGGAGAATGCCGGGCTTGTCTGAGCGGTAAAACGAATTGCTGCCAGAAAATGAGAGTGTTCGGTGTTCATCTGGACGGCGGGATGCGGGAACGGGTGAGTCTGCCTGTAGGCAATCTGCTGAAGACAGACGGGCTGACGCTGGATCAGGCGGCCATGCTGGAGCCGCTGGCGATTGGTGCCCATGCGGTTCGGCGCTCCGGTGTCGGCGCTGGAGATCAGGTGCTGGTGATCGGCGCAGGTCCGATTGGGCTGGGCGTAATGGCGATGGCCCGGTACGCCGGGGCGAAGGTGATTGCGATGGACGTTAACGATGAACGTCTGGCCTTCTGTAAGGGCTGGGCGCAGGCGGAGCATACGGTAAGCGCGTTGAAGGAGCCGAAGGAACAGCTGTCGGCGTTGACGGAGGGCAACTTCCTGCCGCATGTTATTGATTCCACAGGCAACATTTCCTCTATGGAAGGGGCTTTCGGACTGGTTGGACATGGCGGTACATTGACTTATGTCGGCTTGGTCAAAGGGAACATTACCTTTAGTGACCCCGATTTCCATGCCCGTGAGATGACGGTGCAGGGCAGCAGAAATGCGACCCGCGAGGACTTCGAACAGGTGATTAGCGCCATTAGAGACGGTTACATTGATGTGGACCGCTATATTTCCCACCGCTGCTCTTTCGGGGAGATGACCCTGCAGTTCGAGAGCTGGCTGAATCCTGAGTCCAAGGTAATCAAGGCATTGGTGGAACTGAATTAA
- a CDS encoding glycoside hydrolase family 95 protein has protein sequence MTSTKQSQRLWYTEPAQEWNEALPVGNGRLGAMIFGRVAEEKLQLNEDSVWYGGPRDRNNEDALPHLPKLRQLILEGKLREAEELAAMTMVGLPEAQRHYLPLGDLLLSFAGHEQPAEDYQRELDLESGVSRVSYVTGGVRYTRELFASYPDQAIVVRITSDRKNAISLKARFNRQNWRMLEKTEKWNDSGLVMGGECGGRGGSSFAAALKAVTQDGTCRNIGEYVLVEGASSVTLLFAAGTTFRYPDPALYAKRQLEALTMVPYEELLARHVADYRSLYGRTSLTLPMNPELSGLPTSERLNRFRQGGEDHGLISTYFQYGRYLLIASSRPGSLPANLQGIWNDSFTPAWDSKFTININAQMNYWPAELCNLAECHEPLFDLIERMREPGRVTAKVMYGCGGFTAHHNTDIWADTAPQDTYLPASFWPLGAAWLCLHMWEHYRFGQDRQYLANAYDTMKESAQFLLDYLIEDESGRLITCPSVSPENTYQLPGGESGVLCAGASMDFQIIEALFKACVQSSEIIGRDESFREELRSALDRLPGPQIGKYGQIQEWMEDYEEVEPGHRHISHLFALYPGDAFTVEHTPELAAAARTTLERRLASGGGHTGWSRAWIINFWARLQDEGKAYTNVRALLEHSTLPNLFDNHPPFQIDGNFGGTAGIAEMLLQSHTDRIRLLPALPADWNEGSVKGLRARGGYTLDFSWSGGLVTEAVVTCTVSGPCRLEGPGLDTVSFAGEAGSSYTFTR, from the coding sequence ATGACAAGCACAAAACAGAGCCAGCGGTTATGGTACACGGAGCCGGCACAGGAATGGAATGAGGCACTGCCGGTCGGTAACGGCAGGCTGGGAGCGATGATCTTTGGCAGGGTAGCTGAGGAAAAGCTCCAGCTCAATGAGGATTCCGTGTGGTACGGAGGTCCGCGTGACCGCAACAATGAAGATGCGCTGCCCCACTTGCCGAAGCTCCGCCAGCTGATTCTGGAAGGCAAGCTGCGGGAGGCGGAAGAGCTGGCAGCCATGACGATGGTGGGGCTGCCGGAAGCACAGCGCCATTATCTGCCGCTTGGCGACCTGCTGCTGTCATTCGCCGGACATGAGCAGCCTGCTGAGGACTATCAGCGGGAGCTTGATCTCGAATCCGGCGTATCCCGGGTGAGTTATGTGACCGGCGGGGTCCGGTATACCCGTGAGCTATTCGCCAGCTACCCGGATCAAGCTATCGTGGTGCGGATTACCTCTGACCGGAAGAACGCAATCTCCCTGAAGGCCAGGTTTAACCGCCAGAACTGGAGAATGCTGGAGAAGACCGAGAAATGGAATGACAGCGGGCTGGTGATGGGCGGAGAATGCGGCGGGCGCGGGGGCAGCTCCTTCGCTGCTGCATTGAAGGCCGTCACGCAAGACGGAACCTGCCGCAATATCGGCGAATATGTGCTGGTGGAGGGGGCAAGCTCGGTTACATTGCTGTTTGCCGCAGGAACCACATTCCGCTATCCCGATCCGGCGCTGTATGCCAAGCGGCAGTTGGAGGCCTTGACTATGGTGCCTTATGAGGAACTGCTCGCCCGCCATGTTGCGGATTACCGCAGCTTGTACGGCCGGACCTCGCTGACGCTCCCGATGAACCCGGAGCTGAGCGGACTGCCAACCAGTGAACGGCTAAATCGGTTCCGGCAGGGGGGAGAAGACCACGGACTGATCTCGACTTATTTTCAATATGGCCGTTATCTGCTGATCGCCTCCAGCCGTCCTGGCTCCTTGCCTGCGAATCTGCAAGGCATCTGGAATGACAGCTTCACCCCGGCGTGGGACAGCAAATTCACGATTAACATTAACGCACAAATGAATTACTGGCCGGCAGAACTCTGCAATCTGGCGGAATGCCATGAGCCGCTGTTCGATCTGATCGAACGGATGCGTGAGCCTGGACGGGTGACTGCGAAGGTCATGTATGGCTGCGGCGGCTTCACGGCACACCACAATACGGATATCTGGGCAGATACTGCGCCTCAGGATACGTATTTGCCAGCATCGTTCTGGCCGTTGGGAGCAGCTTGGCTGTGTCTGCATATGTGGGAGCATTACCGGTTCGGCCAGGACCGCCAGTATCTGGCGAATGCCTACGATACGATGAAGGAATCTGCACAGTTCCTGTTGGATTACCTGATAGAGGATGAGTCGGGCCGTCTGATTACCTGCCCGTCCGTCTCGCCGGAGAACACGTATCAGCTGCCCGGCGGAGAATCGGGCGTGCTGTGCGCAGGAGCTTCTATGGACTTCCAGATCATTGAAGCCCTGTTCAAGGCCTGTGTCCAGAGCTCGGAGATTATCGGGCGGGACGAGTCATTCCGCGAAGAACTCCGTTCAGCGCTGGACCGTTTGCCGGGGCCACAGATCGGTAAATACGGGCAGATTCAGGAATGGATGGAGGATTACGAAGAGGTAGAGCCGGGGCACCGGCATATTTCGCATCTGTTCGCGCTGTATCCGGGGGATGCCTTCACGGTGGAGCATACGCCAGAGCTGGCAGCAGCAGCCCGTACGACGCTGGAACGCAGACTTGCCAGCGGCGGCGGACATACCGGCTGGAGCCGGGCCTGGATCATTAACTTCTGGGCCAGACTGCAGGATGAGGGTAAGGCTTATACGAATGTACGGGCGCTGCTGGAGCACTCCACCTTGCCGAATCTATTTGACAACCATCCGCCGTTCCAGATTGACGGGAACTTCGGAGGAACAGCAGGTATCGCGGAGATGTTGCTGCAGAGTCATACAGATAGGATCAGACTGCTGCCTGCATTGCCTGCCGACTGGAACGAGGGCAGTGTCAAGGGACTGCGGGCTAGAGGCGGCTATACCCTCGATTTCTCTTGGAGCGGTGGACTGGTTACGGAAGCAGTGGTAACATGTACCGTATCCGGCCCTTGCCGGCTCGAAGGTCCGGGACTGGATACGGTGTCGTTCGCAGGAGAAGCGGGAAGCTCGTATACATTCACCCGCTGA